A portion of the Staphylococcus felis genome contains these proteins:
- a CDS encoding IS3 family transposase (programmed frameshift): MTRERRTFSPEFKLQMVKLYENGKPRNEIAREYDLTPSALGKWIKQHQNTGSFNHQDNLTNEEKELRKLRKENQQLKMENDIFKASSADHGTKIDVIRKNANKYSVSAMCKVLQISRSSYYYEINKSPNVEKDDRDKEISDKIIEIFNSNRKCFGTRRIKNELIKNGLNVSRRRIGRIMKANKLVSSYTTSKYKSFPSRSSEREINNELNQSFNRKEPLEVLVSDLTYVKVAGKWHYICLFIDLFNREIVGHSAGSKKDSTLVSKALSSIRHDLRDVQMFHTDRGKEFDNHMIDDVLDTFGIKRSLSMKGCPYDNAVAESTFKALKTEFIKQYDFKSINHLKLELFDYVNWYNNIRPHSALNYLTPKAYKDSFYKNCLEIC; the protein is encoded by the exons ATGACAAGAGAAAGAAGAACTTTTAGTCCTGAATTTAAATTACAAATGGTAAAGCTTTATGAAAATGGTAAGCCTAGAAATGAAATTGCTCGTGAATATGATTTAACACCTTCGGCGTTAGGGAAATGGATTAAGCAACATCAAAATACTGGTTCATTTAACCATCAAGATAACTTAACTAATGAAGAAAAAGAACTAAGAAAATTACGTAAAGAAAATCAACAATTGAAAATGGAAAATGATATTT TTAAAGCAAGCAGCGCTGATCATGGGACGAAAATAGATGTCATTCGAAAGAATGCCAATAAATATTCAGTATCAGCAATGTGCAAAGTCCTGCAAATCTCTAGAAGTAGTTACTATTACGAAATTAACAAATCACCCAACGTTGAAAAAGATGATCGAGATAAGGAAATTAGCGATAAAATTATCGAGATTTTCAATTCTAATCGCAAATGTTTTGGAACAAGAAGGATTAAAAATGAACTTATCAAAAATGGTTTAAATGTCTCAAGACGACGTATAGGACGCATTATGAAAGCAAATAAATTAGTATCTTCTTATACGACATCGAAGTATAAATCATTTCCTTCTCGCTCAAGTGAACGCGAAATCAATAATGAATTAAATCAAAGTTTCAATAGAAAAGAACCATTGGAAGTTCTTGTCAGTGATTTGACATATGTAAAAGTGGCTGGAAAATGGCATTACATATGTTTATTTATTGATCTTTTTAACCGTGAGATTGTTGGGCATAGCGCAGGCTCAAAGAAAGATAGCACGCTTGTATCCAAGGCACTTAGTAGCATTAGACACGATTTAAGAGACGTACAAATGTTTCACACTGACAGAGGAAAAGAGTTTGATAATCACATGATTGATGATGTACTAGATACCTTTGGTATCAAAAGATCTTTAAGCATGAAAGGATGTCCATATGACAACGCAGTAGCTGAAAGTACATTTAAAGCGTTAAAAACTGAATTCATTAAACAGTATGATTTTAAATCTATTAATCACTTAAAACTCGAATTGTTTGATTATGTTAATTGGTATAACAACATTCGACCTCATAGTGCATTAAATTATCTGACGCCGAAAGCGTACAAAGATAGTTTCTATAAAAACTGTCTAGAAATCTGTTGA
- a CDS encoding ATP-binding cassette domain-containing protein, translating to MLSIKNLSVDFKNTNILTNINYDFKENSIYGLLGPNGAGKTTLFKSILKVIDYSGGMSTDF from the coding sequence ATGTTAAGTATTAAAAACTTATCAGTAGATTTTAAAAATACAAACATACTAACAAATATCAACTATGATTTTAAAGAAAATTCTATTTATGGTCTTTTAGGTCCAAACGGAGCGGGTAAGACGACACTATTTAAATCCATTCTAAAAGTAATAGATTATTCAGGTGGTATGTCAACAGATTTCTAG
- a CDS encoding ABC transporter ATP-binding protein, with protein sequence MTSIINLNIQEKIHKKQKTAILQNFTLEAERQEKIAIIGESGVGKTSLLNILGLLDYNYKGTYEIFNTPVNNLSKDILANYRNQKIGFILQDSALINSLTIEDNIKLPLLYANSKKRDMQSNFHTIVEKIGIVSILKKKPLECSGGQRSRAVFARGIMMNPEIILADEPTASLDSANKEHIIDLLFEMNKEFKSTIITVTHDLDIARRHDRIIKLERNA encoded by the coding sequence ATGACAAGTATTATTAATTTGAATATACAAGAAAAAATACACAAAAAACAAAAAACAGCTATATTACAAAATTTCACTTTAGAAGCTGAAAGACAAGAAAAAATTGCTATAATAGGTGAATCTGGTGTTGGCAAAACTTCACTTCTTAATATTTTAGGTCTACTCGATTATAATTATAAAGGAACTTACGAGATTTTTAATACTCCCGTCAATAATTTATCTAAAGATATATTAGCGAATTATCGTAATCAGAAAATAGGCTTTATTCTGCAAGATTCAGCGCTTATAAATTCCTTAACTATAGAAGACAATATTAAATTACCTCTTTTATATGCTAACTCTAAAAAAAGAGATATGCAGTCTAATTTTCATACCATTGTTGAAAAAATAGGGATCGTATCCATCTTGAAAAAGAAACCGCTTGAGTGTTCTGGTGGTCAACGTTCTAGAGCTGTATTTGCTAGAGGAATCATGATGAATCCAGAAATCATTTTAGCTGATGAACCTACAGCATCTTTAGACTCTGCTAATAAAGAACATATTATTGATTTATTATTTGAAATGAACAAAGAATTTAAAAGTACTATTATCACAGTAACTCATGATTTAGATATAGCTAGACGTCATGATAGAATAATTAAATTGGAAAGGAATGCGTAA
- a CDS encoding ABC transporter permease, translating into MKIFKFFLIRIFFKRPLLVFSMIALLFLANYFSFTAARSIVSTSQGYNEINEINKKGYFIANLNPDSKSDFNSIEKKDTQKIYEYLNHNYKYAFQSNGFVTSLNNKNDMEITLSYINKEAYQISRFNLFEGQELDFKDELNIDALPVLIGYGLAKTYPIGSTIKIDDSSLTKPITLKVRGILEKDFYHSNFYAPNSKNYFNFSIFVPVNKKILQNSNIDLQVNGLMDLILIDSTKKDALKLSKYIEKNTNLKFNFFSQRENFNYFEDYYTNSLKIIGSITLILLITVISIAIWNNLMSIRLMISDITINLLVGLSYSKLRGIFYSYFGLLFFLNILGLFIITAFNRYSFWLTKDAIFATYGKFGLLDMDWLALFIVILIDMIIGIVIVEISLKKIKSIPISLGVIQ; encoded by the coding sequence ATGAAAATTTTTAAATTTTTTCTAATTAGAATTTTTTTTAAAAGACCTCTACTTGTCTTTAGTATGATCGCATTATTATTTCTTGCCAACTATTTTTCATTTACAGCTGCGCGTTCAATCGTCTCAACTTCTCAAGGATATAACGAAATAAATGAAATAAATAAAAAAGGGTATTTTATTGCTAACTTAAATCCAGACAGCAAGTCAGATTTTAATAGCATCGAAAAAAAAGATACTCAAAAAATATATGAATATTTAAATCATAATTATAAATATGCTTTTCAATCAAATGGATTTGTGACTTCTTTAAATAATAAAAATGATATGGAAATAACACTTAGTTACATTAATAAAGAGGCTTATCAAATCAGTCGTTTTAATTTGTTTGAAGGGCAGGAATTAGATTTTAAAGATGAATTAAATATAGACGCGTTACCCGTTTTAATAGGCTATGGTTTAGCAAAAACATACCCTATCGGATCAACTATAAAGATAGATGATTCATCTTTAACAAAACCAATAACCCTGAAAGTGAGAGGAATTTTAGAAAAAGATTTTTATCATTCTAATTTTTATGCTCCTAACTCAAAGAATTATTTTAACTTTTCAATATTTGTACCTGTTAATAAAAAAATTCTTCAAAATTCAAACATTGATCTTCAAGTTAATGGTCTTATGGATCTAATTCTTATTGATTCAACCAAAAAAGATGCTCTAAAACTAAGTAAATATATAGAAAAAAATACAAATTTAAAGTTTAACTTTTTTAGCCAACGAGAAAATTTTAATTATTTTGAAGATTATTATACGAACTCGCTAAAAATTATTGGTAGCATTACGCTCATATTACTTATAACAGTTATATCTATAGCTATTTGGAATAATTTAATGAGCATACGCCTAATGATAAGTGATATTACAATTAATTTATTAGTAGGTTTGAGCTATTCAAAATTAAGAGGCATTTTCTATAGTTACTTTGGATTATTATTTTTTCTTAACATATTAGGTTTATTCATTATTACTGCTTTTAATAGATATAGTTTTTGGTTAACAAAAGATGCTATTTTTGCTACTTATGGAAAATTCGGATTATTAGATATGGATTGGCTTGCTTTATTCATAGTTATATTGATCGATATGATTATTGGTATCGTTATAGTAGAAATATCTTTAAAGAAAATAAAAAGTATTCCAATATCACTAGGAGTGATACAATGA
- a CDS encoding DUF418 domain-containing protein, whose product MNKMSSRIHTLDYLRGFALLGIILVNVVGINFINAEIAKTHIEGIYASFLLIFIESKFFSIFSILFGVGFYIFMDRATYKAQNKYALYFRRLIVLFIFGVLHSFLQPGEALKFYAIAGVLLLIFLHLKKEINLILGLLLLVVAIVLDAKLLETMPYFILGLAIGQYGLIYQFNTNLRKWIIAWSVFLVLTILSVSLLMMYYAPPNYILAENMGLHGEQFVQKKMFFDHLVTMTSPFISCFYMLTIIIAVQNDIGAKLLAPLKYYGRMALTNYIFQTLFIIVFVKVFFNGSVSMLNALLMCLIIYSIQIMFSVIWLKYFKYGPLEYLWRMATYLKVLPFKSV is encoded by the coding sequence ATGAATAAAATGAGCAGCAGGATTCATACTTTAGATTATTTAAGAGGATTTGCATTATTGGGTATTATTCTCGTGAATGTTGTAGGCATTAACTTTATTAATGCTGAAATTGCTAAGACACATATTGAAGGGATATATGCTAGCTTTCTGTTAATATTTATCGAAAGTAAATTTTTTAGTATATTTTCGATATTATTTGGGGTTGGTTTTTATATTTTTATGGATAGGGCAACATACAAAGCGCAAAATAAATATGCTTTATATTTCAGAAGGCTTATTGTTTTATTTATATTTGGTGTGTTGCATTCATTCCTACAACCAGGTGAAGCTTTAAAGTTTTATGCAATAGCTGGAGTCCTATTATTAATTTTTCTTCATTTAAAAAAAGAAATCAATTTAATATTAGGATTATTATTGTTAGTGGTTGCAATAGTGTTAGATGCTAAACTTTTAGAAACGATGCCATATTTTATTTTAGGTCTGGCTATTGGACAGTATGGCTTAATATATCAATTTAATACGAATTTAAGAAAATGGATTATTGCTTGGAGTGTATTTTTAGTATTAACAATACTGAGTGTATCGCTATTAATGATGTATTACGCGCCTCCTAACTATATTTTAGCTGAAAATATGGGTCTTCATGGAGAGCAGTTTGTACAGAAAAAAATGTTTTTTGATCATTTAGTGACTATGACATCCCCATTTATTTCATGCTTTTACATGCTTACAATTATTATAGCGGTTCAAAATGACATCGGAGCAAAATTATTAGCGCCTCTAAAATATTACGGGCGCATGGCGTTAACCAATTATATATTTCAAACCTTGTTTATAATCGTTTTTGTGAAAGTATTTTTTAATGGTAGCGTCTCAATGTTAAACGCTCTATTGATGTGTTTAATCATATATAGTATTCAAATAATGTTTAGTGTGATTTGGCTAAAATACTTCAAATATGGTCCGTTAGAATATTTATGGAGGATGGCTACTTATTTAAAAGTTCTCCCTTTTAAAAGCGTTTAG
- a CDS encoding TrkH family potassium uptake protein, whose product MYSKKQPIVFYIGLFLTTTLIGSLLLYLPWTGQKHTHFIDALYVATSAFTVTGLSTVDISSQFNIFGQTVIMLLIQIGGMGIVAVSMFALKISQKHISIHGHQLLQLELNTDDINSVTDFAKFILIFNILFESLGTFILSFVFIPELGLSKGLFTSLFTSISALNNAGFSLFSDNLVSYAHDPVVNLMVAFLIVVGGVGYVVLIDVITTPSIKRLQLHTKVTLSVTFILIVIGFVMFFLLEHDNTLKGMSISDQLLASFFQSVTTRTAGFNTIDFSHLAPGTLLFTMLLMFIGAGPISAAGGIKVTTFALATIYVITSLKGHEHAHLFKRSIPKKQMQKAVAITLSAFSFVILMTLGVAASQPNMRFEDISFEVVSAFGTVGLSTGISSEYGSFAKVIIIISMIAGKIGVLTLLGLLQRKTRETYHYAKGNLYL is encoded by the coding sequence ATGTACAGTAAAAAACAACCTATTGTATTTTATATTGGACTTTTTTTGACTACCACTTTAATTGGTAGTCTATTGTTATATCTTCCTTGGACAGGCCAAAAACATACTCATTTTATTGATGCACTCTATGTAGCAACAAGTGCGTTTACAGTAACTGGATTGTCGACAGTAGATATTTCTAGTCAATTTAATATATTCGGCCAAACCGTTATTATGCTATTGATTCAAATTGGGGGTATGGGTATAGTTGCGGTGTCTATGTTTGCGTTAAAAATATCTCAAAAACATATTTCAATACACGGTCATCAACTTTTACAACTTGAACTGAATACAGACGATATTAATAGCGTCACTGACTTTGCTAAATTTATTTTAATCTTTAATATCCTATTCGAATCATTAGGTACATTTATTTTATCTTTTGTTTTTATACCGGAATTGGGATTGTCTAAAGGTTTGTTCACTAGTTTATTCACTTCAATTTCAGCATTAAACAATGCTGGTTTTTCATTATTCTCTGATAATCTTGTGAGTTACGCTCATGATCCTGTCGTGAATTTAATGGTTGCTTTTCTCATTGTCGTAGGTGGTGTGGGGTATGTGGTTTTAATAGACGTTATTACAACACCTTCTATTAAACGATTGCAACTTCATACTAAAGTGACTTTATCTGTTACTTTCATACTTATCGTGATAGGTTTTGTAATGTTCTTTTTATTAGAACACGACAACACTTTAAAGGGTATGTCAATATCTGATCAACTTTTAGCCTCTTTTTTCCAATCTGTTACCACGCGTACAGCTGGATTTAATACGATTGATTTTAGTCATCTTGCTCCTGGTACTTTGCTATTTACAATGCTTTTAATGTTTATCGGAGCAGGACCAATTAGTGCAGCAGGGGGGATTAAAGTAACAACTTTTGCACTCGCAACGATATACGTTATTACGTCTTTAAAAGGACATGAACATGCACATCTATTTAAACGTTCAATTCCGAAAAAACAAATGCAAAAAGCAGTTGCAATTACATTGTCAGCGTTTTCTTTTGTGATACTTATGACCTTAGGTGTAGCTGCGTCACAACCTAACATGAGATTTGAAGATATTTCATTTGAAGTTGTGTCAGCTTTTGGTACTGTTGGTTTATCAACGGGGATTTCTTCTGAGTATGGATCCTTTGCCAAAGTTATTATTATTATTTCAATGATAGCAGGTAAGATAGGGGTATTAACTTTGCTCGGATTATTGCAAAGAAAAACGAGAGAGACTTATCATTATGCCAAAGGGAATTTATATTTATAA
- a CDS encoding VOC family protein, which yields MTTLKPYIAFQNTKEALKYYEDLFGATDIKRLPLNKEQASHFNVAAEKADEATMHAEFKILNTTLYAADAFGKEAAINGVISLMLEYNIDASEDADNIEALYERLKHHESIQIEMPFEPQFWGGKMGVIIDKYGIRWMLHGYSETK from the coding sequence ATGACAACACTCAAGCCATATATTGCATTTCAAAATACAAAAGAGGCACTCAAGTATTACGAAGATTTATTTGGTGCAACAGATATCAAACGATTACCCTTGAATAAAGAACAAGCTAGTCATTTTAACGTTGCAGCAGAAAAAGCAGATGAAGCAACAATGCATGCTGAATTTAAAATTTTGAACACAACATTGTATGCAGCTGACGCTTTTGGCAAAGAAGCAGCAATTAATGGCGTTATTTCTCTTATGTTAGAATATAATATTGACGCTTCTGAAGATGCCGACAATATCGAAGCTTTGTATGAACGATTAAAGCATCATGAGTCTATTCAAATTGAAATGCCTTTTGAGCCACAATTTTGGGGTGGTAAAATGGGAGTAATCATTGATAAATACGGCATTCGTTGGATGTTGCATGGCTATAGTGAAACTAAATAA